The following are encoded together in the Salvia hispanica cultivar TCC Black 2014 chromosome 6, UniMelb_Shisp_WGS_1.0, whole genome shotgun sequence genome:
- the LOC125196504 gene encoding Werner Syndrome-like exonuclease isoform X2 encodes MEMPNSDSDWDYPLTDEDLRAIDAVISSVKRHRLDDDASARSPPKLRRRLPSSLFASQQQQQQQRGLNIRNSPFSSCSSRCYGRTRSPVSHFQEVKFGGRIVYSRTTKEVERSAQELLDFVEAKKKNGSQCYLGLDLEWRPSFRRGVSPGKVAVMQICGDNSCCHVLHLFHSGIPKNLQSLLEDDTSLKVGAGIANDVRKLWKDYDVSINTFQDLSDRANQKLGDRKKWGLSSLTEMLLCKQLPKPNILRLGNWEVNVLSHEQLKYAAVDAYVSFYLNQVLNDLPDPVINETTQMDAT; translated from the exons ATGGAAATGCCTAATTCGGATTCCGATTGGGATTATCCCCTCACCGATGAAGATCTCCGCGCAATCGACGCCGTAATTTCCTCCGTTAAGCGCCACCGGCTCGATGATGATGCCTCCGCCCGCTCTCCGCCCAAGCTACGGCGGCGGTTGCCCAGCTCTCTCTTTGCTTctcagcagcagcagcagcagcaacggGGTTTGAACATTCGAAATTCCCCCTTTTCTTCTTGCTCTAGCCGCTGTTATGGTAGAACTAGATCCCCGGTTTCACATTTTCAag AGGTAAAATTTGGAGGTCGTATTGTGTATAGCAGAACAACGAAAGAGGTAGAAAGATCTGCACAGGAGCTTCTAGATTTTGTAGAAGCTAAGAAAAAGAATGGTAGTCAGTGCTACCTTGGTCTGGATCTCGAGTGGAGACCCTCATTCAGAAGAG GTGTTTCACCTGGGAAGGTTGCAGTTATGCAGATATGTGGCGATAATAGCTGTTGCCATGTGTTGCACTTATTTCATTCTGGAATTCCTAAAAATTTGCAAAGCCTTCTTGAAGATGACACTTCCTTAAAG GTGGGTGCTGGCATTGCAAATGATGTAAGAAAGCTTTGGAAAGATTACGATGTATCAATCAACACTTTCCAAGATCTTTCTGATAGAGCCAATCAAAAGCTTGGAGATCGTAAGAAGTGGGGTTTATCATCTTTAACTGAAATGCTGTTATGCAAACAG CTCCCCAAGCCAAATATACTCAGGCTAGGCAATTGGGAAGTTAATGTTCTATCACACgaacaattaaaatatgctGCCGTTGATGCATACGTCTCTTTTTACCTTAATCAG GTTTTGAATGATTTACCAGATCCTGTGATCAATGAAACAACGCAAATGGATGCCACATAA
- the LOC125196504 gene encoding Werner Syndrome-like exonuclease isoform X1 gives MSMRGSLRQLRSLLFVDSRYECKVPAQLGKIFERGKGMEMPNSDSDWDYPLTDEDLRAIDAVISSVKRHRLDDDASARSPPKLRRRLPSSLFASQQQQQQQRGLNIRNSPFSSCSSRCYGRTRSPVSHFQEVKFGGRIVYSRTTKEVERSAQELLDFVEAKKKNGSQCYLGLDLEWRPSFRRGVSPGKVAVMQICGDNSCCHVLHLFHSGIPKNLQSLLEDDTSLKVGAGIANDVRKLWKDYDVSINTFQDLSDRANQKLGDRKKWGLSSLTEMLLCKQLPKPNILRLGNWEVNVLSHEQLKYAAVDAYVSFYLNQVLNDLPDPVINETTQMDAT, from the exons atgtcaatgcGTGGAAGCCTTCGACAATTGAGAAGCCTCCTCTT TGTAGATAGCAGATACGAATGCAAAGTGCCCGCGCAATTGGGGAAGATTTTCGAAAGGGGGAAGGGGATGGAAATGCCTAATTCGGATTCCGATTGGGATTATCCCCTCACCGATGAAGATCTCCGCGCAATCGACGCCGTAATTTCCTCCGTTAAGCGCCACCGGCTCGATGATGATGCCTCCGCCCGCTCTCCGCCCAAGCTACGGCGGCGGTTGCCCAGCTCTCTCTTTGCTTctcagcagcagcagcagcagcaacggGGTTTGAACATTCGAAATTCCCCCTTTTCTTCTTGCTCTAGCCGCTGTTATGGTAGAACTAGATCCCCGGTTTCACATTTTCAag AGGTAAAATTTGGAGGTCGTATTGTGTATAGCAGAACAACGAAAGAGGTAGAAAGATCTGCACAGGAGCTTCTAGATTTTGTAGAAGCTAAGAAAAAGAATGGTAGTCAGTGCTACCTTGGTCTGGATCTCGAGTGGAGACCCTCATTCAGAAGAG GTGTTTCACCTGGGAAGGTTGCAGTTATGCAGATATGTGGCGATAATAGCTGTTGCCATGTGTTGCACTTATTTCATTCTGGAATTCCTAAAAATTTGCAAAGCCTTCTTGAAGATGACACTTCCTTAAAG GTGGGTGCTGGCATTGCAAATGATGTAAGAAAGCTTTGGAAAGATTACGATGTATCAATCAACACTTTCCAAGATCTTTCTGATAGAGCCAATCAAAAGCTTGGAGATCGTAAGAAGTGGGGTTTATCATCTTTAACTGAAATGCTGTTATGCAAACAG CTCCCCAAGCCAAATATACTCAGGCTAGGCAATTGGGAAGTTAATGTTCTATCACACgaacaattaaaatatgctGCCGTTGATGCATACGTCTCTTTTTACCTTAATCAG GTTTTGAATGATTTACCAGATCCTGTGATCAATGAAACAACGCAAATGGATGCCACATAA
- the LOC125194218 gene encoding UDP-glucuronate 4-epimerase 6-like → MQYGSSVGGGGDTSKTSKLERYNSYIRRVNSTKLLQASSKLLFRVTLLVALLLIFFFTLNYPPLSPSNHASLHTSNSLLSSAFYGAGAAWEKQVRRSSTPRRPNGFSVLVTGAAGFVGSHCSLALKKRGDGVLGLDNFNSYYDPSLKRARQQLLQSHQVFIVEGDINDAELLHKLFDIVPFTHILHLAAQAGVRYAMQNPLSYVASNVAGFVSLLEVAKSADPQPAVVWASSSSVYGLNTQVPFSESDRTDRPASLYAATKKAGEAIAHTYNHIYGLSMTGLRFFTVYGPWGRPDMAYFFFTKDILHGKDINVYVTHEGDKEVARDFTYIDDIVRGCVGALDTAEKSTGSGGKKRAAAQLRVYNLGNTAPVTVGKLVGILESYLGVRAKKRVIKMPRNGDVPFTHANVSQAFRDFGYKPTTDLAAGLRKFVKWYVGYYGIESRVKKENQEQSADD, encoded by the exons ATGCAGTACGGCAGCAgcgtcggcggcggcggtgacACTAGCAAGACATCGAAGCTAGAGCGATACAACAGCTACATACGGCGCGTGAACAGCACGAAGCTCCTCCAAGCCTCGTCGAAGCTCCTCTTCCGGGTAACCCTACTCGTGGCTCTCCtcctcatcttcttcttcaccctCAACTACCCTCCCCTCTCCCCCTCCAACCACGCCTCCCTCCACACCTCCAACAGCCTCCTCTCCTCCGCCTTCTACGGCGCCGGCGCCGCCTGGGAGAAGCAGGTCCGCCGCTCCTCCACCCCCCGCCGCCCCAACGGCTTCTCCGTCCTCGTCACCGGCGCCGCCGGCTTCGTCGGCTCCCACTGCTCCCTCGCCTTGAAGAAGCGCGGCGACGGCGTTCTCGGCCTCGACAACTTCAACTCCTACTACGATCCCTCGCTCAAACGTGCCCGCCAACAACTCCTCCAATCCCACCAG GTGTTTATTGTGGAGGGCGATATCAACGACGCCGAGCTTCTCCACAAGCTCTTCGACATCGTCCCGTTCACCCACATCCTCCACCTCGCCGCCCAAGCCGGGGTCCGCTACGCCATGCAAAATCCTCTCTCCTATGTGGCGTCCAATGTCGCTGGATTTGTCTCCCTCCTCGAGGTAGCCAAATCCGCGGACCCCCAGCCGGCCGTAGTCTGGGCTTCCTCCAGCTCAGTCTACGGCCTCAATACCCAAGTCCCCTTTTCCGAATCGGACCGGACCGACCGGCCGGCTAGCCTCTACGCGGCCACTAAAAAGGCCGGGGAGGCAATCGCCCACACATACAACCACATCTACGGCCTCTCCATGACCGGCCTCCGGTTCTTCACGGTCTACGGACCGTGGGGCCGGCCCGACATGGCGTATTTTTTCTTCACGAAAGACATCCTCCACGGCAAGGACATAAACGTGTATGTCACGCACGAAGGGGACAAGGAGGTGGCGCGTGACTTCACGTACATCGACGACATCGTGCGCGGCTGCGTGGGGGCGCTCGACACGGCGGAGAAGAGCACCGGCAGCGGCGGGAAGAAGCGGGCGGCGGCACAGCTGAGGGTGTACAATCTGGGGAACACGGCGCCGGTGACGGTGGGGAAATTGGTCGGGATTTTGGAGAGCTACTTAGGCGTCAGGGCTAAAAAGCGCGTGATCAAAATGCCGCGAAACGGCGACGTTCCGTTCACGCATGCTAACGTGAGCCAGGCGTTTAGGGATTTCGGGTACAAGCCGACGACGGATCTCGCCGCCGGATTGAGGAAATTCGTCAAGTGGTACGTTGGGTATTACGGCATCGAGTCGAGggtaaaaaaggaaaatcagGAGCAGTCAGCGGATGATTAA
- the LOC125193776 gene encoding protein trichome birefringence-like 34, with protein sequence MAVGNNTVNCFHMVALIMFAFAIASLFRLDKGVNVVRLDKPIFSKAQQNATENGCDLFSGRWIYDTSYPLYTEGNCSLIGDRFTCAKYGRKDLKYQNWRWQPHQCDLPRVNGTTLLKKLRNKKLIFVGDSLDRNQWRSLMCLIEPYLPPATNKTLVSEGNLKKLYVEDYNATIGFYWSPYLVESSADHVGASAQPGLTVRINSIEKHARHWSDADILIFDTFLWWALKIESIASISFHSPDAVYKKVESSQSPFEIALNTWSEWLEYRIDRNKTKIFFTSSSPITVGETPWGTNLGCYNATEPRADDMYWQNHRRDLMKVVESAIENLKEKGVKVDYLNITQLSCYRQDAHLSVYTLRYKDVGFKLRNPAKSDCIHWCLPGVPDVWNQILYAYIIKP encoded by the exons atggCTGTAGGAAACAATACAGTAAATTGCTTTCACATGGTTGCGCTGATCATGTTTGCCTTCGCCATTGCTTCTCTTTTTCGATTAGACAAAGGTGTCAACGTTGTCCGCCTAGACAAACCGATTTTCTCCAAAGCACAACAAAATGCAACTGAAAATGGCTGCGATTTGTTTTCCGGGAGATGGATATACGACACTTCATACCCTCTTTACACCGAGGGAAATTGCTCGTTGATTGGGGATCGCTTTACCTGTGCGAAATATGGGAGAAAGGATTTAAAATATCAGAACTGGAGATGGCAACCACATCAATGTGATCTTCCTag gGTTAATGGGACTAcattgttgaagaaattacggaataaaaaacttatatttGTAGGAGATTCGTTAGATCGAAATCAATGGAGATCTTTGATGTGTTTAATCGAACCATATCTTCCACCTGCTACGAATAAAACATTGGTCTCGGAGGGAAACCTCAAAAAGTTATACGTAGAG GATTACAACGCGACCATTGGATTTTATTGGTCGCCGTATCTCGTGGAGTCAAGCGCAGACCATGTAGGCGCAAGCGCACAACCAGGACTGACGGTGCGGATTAATTCCATCGAGAAACATGCGCGGCATTGGAGTGATGcagatatactaatatttgacaCATTTCTTTGGTGGGCTCTTAAAATTGAAAGCAT tgcatCGATTTCATTTCACAGTCCTGATGCAGTTTACAAAAAAGTGGAATCATCACAAAGTCCATTTGAAATTGCTCTAAATACTTGGTCAGAATGGCTAGAGTATCGTATCGATCgtaataaaaccaaaatattcTTTACGAGTTCATCACCTATTACAGTCGG AGAAACGCCTTGGGGTACTAATCTTGGATGCTACAACGCAACAGAGCCGAGAGCTGATGATATGTATTGGCAAAACCATCGAAGAGATTTGATGAAGGTAGTTGAATCTGCGATAGAAAATCTCAAAGAAAAAGGTGTAAAAGttgattatttgaatataacaCAACTGTCATGTTATAGACAAGATGCACATCTATCTGTATATACTCTACGTTACAAAGATGTAGGTTTCAAGCTTCGAAACCCTGCCAAATCAGACTGTATCCATTGGTGTCTTCCTGGAGTTCCCGACGTTTGGAATCAGATTCTCTATGCCTATATTATTAAACCCTAG